One segment of Streptomyces sp. TG1A-8 DNA contains the following:
- the shc gene encoding squalene--hopene cyclase: MTATTDGSTGAALPPRAAAASDTRITTPAAAGVHEAAERAARRATDFLLARQDAEGWWKGDLETNVTMDAEDLLLRQFLGILDEATTRAAAKFVRGEQREDGTWATFYGGPGELSTTIEAYVALRLAGDAPDAPHMAKASAWVREQGGIAASRVFTRIWLALFGWWKWEDLPELPPELIYFPTWMPLNIYDFGCWARQTIVPLTIVSAKRPVRPAPFALDELHTDPADPNPPKPLAPAASWDGAFQRIDKALHRLRKVVPRRLRGAAVNSAARWIIERQENDGCWGGIQPPAVYSVIALHLLGYDLQHPVMRAGLESLDRFAVWREDGARMIEACQSPVWDTCLATIALADAGLPADHPQLVKAADWMLGEEIVRPGDWAVKRPQLPPGGWAFEFHNDNYPDIDDTAEVALALRRVRHHDPERVDRAIGRAVRWNLGMQSRNGAWGAFDADNTSPFPNRLPFCDFGEVIDPPSADVTAHVVEMLAAEGLAHDPRTRRGVEWLLAEQEADGSWFGRWGVNYVYGTGSVVPALTAAGLPGSHPAIRRAVTWLESVQNDDGGWGEDLRSYRYTKEWSGRGASTASQTAWALMALLAAGERGSRAVERGVQWLASTQREDGSWDEPYFTGTGFPWDFSINYHLYRQVFPLTALGRYLHGDPFERPPLAKARKPIPEAKKPLHEAGGKPLSEAKGS; encoded by the coding sequence ATGACAGCGACGACCGACGGAAGCACCGGGGCCGCCCTGCCGCCCCGCGCTGCCGCGGCCAGCGACACCCGCATCACCACCCCCGCGGCGGCCGGGGTGCACGAAGCCGCCGAACGCGCCGCGCGGCGCGCCACCGACTTCCTGCTCGCCCGGCAGGACGCCGAGGGCTGGTGGAAGGGGGACCTCGAGACGAACGTCACCATGGACGCCGAGGACCTGCTGCTCCGCCAGTTCCTGGGCATCCTCGACGAGGCGACCACCCGGGCCGCCGCCAAGTTCGTCCGCGGCGAACAGCGCGAGGACGGCACCTGGGCCACCTTCTACGGCGGCCCCGGCGAGCTGTCCACCACCATCGAGGCGTACGTCGCCCTCCGCCTGGCCGGCGACGCGCCCGACGCCCCGCACATGGCGAAGGCCTCGGCGTGGGTCCGGGAACAGGGCGGCATCGCCGCCTCCCGGGTCTTCACCCGGATCTGGCTCGCCCTGTTCGGCTGGTGGAAGTGGGAGGACCTGCCCGAGCTGCCGCCGGAGCTGATCTACTTCCCCACCTGGATGCCGCTCAACATCTACGACTTCGGGTGCTGGGCCCGGCAGACCATCGTGCCGCTCACCATCGTGTCCGCCAAGCGCCCGGTGCGCCCGGCGCCCTTCGCGCTGGACGAGCTGCACACCGACCCGGCCGACCCCAACCCGCCCAAGCCGCTCGCCCCCGCGGCCAGCTGGGACGGCGCCTTCCAGCGCATCGACAAGGCGCTGCACCGGCTGCGGAAGGTCGTCCCGCGCCGGCTGCGCGGGGCCGCGGTGAACTCCGCCGCCCGCTGGATCATCGAGCGGCAGGAGAACGACGGCTGCTGGGGCGGCATCCAGCCCCCGGCCGTGTACTCCGTCATCGCCCTGCACCTGCTCGGCTACGACCTCCAGCACCCCGTGATGCGCGCGGGGCTGGAGTCGCTGGACCGCTTCGCGGTCTGGCGCGAGGACGGCGCCCGGATGATCGAGGCCTGCCAGTCCCCGGTGTGGGACACCTGCCTCGCCACCATCGCGCTGGCCGACGCCGGTCTGCCCGCCGACCACCCGCAACTGGTCAAGGCGGCCGACTGGATGCTCGGCGAGGAGATCGTCCGCCCCGGTGACTGGGCGGTGAAGCGGCCCCAGCTTCCTCCGGGGGGCTGGGCGTTCGAGTTCCACAACGACAACTACCCCGACATCGACGACACCGCCGAGGTCGCCCTCGCACTGCGCCGGGTCAGGCACCACGACCCCGAGCGGGTGGACCGGGCGATCGGGCGCGCGGTCCGCTGGAACCTGGGGATGCAGTCGAGGAACGGCGCGTGGGGGGCCTTCGACGCCGACAACACCAGCCCGTTCCCGAACCGGCTGCCGTTCTGCGACTTCGGCGAGGTCATCGACCCGCCCTCCGCGGACGTCACCGCGCACGTCGTGGAGATGCTCGCCGCCGAGGGCCTCGCCCACGACCCGCGCACCCGGCGCGGCGTCGAGTGGCTGCTGGCCGAACAGGAGGCCGACGGCTCGTGGTTCGGCCGCTGGGGCGTCAACTACGTCTACGGCACCGGCTCGGTGGTGCCCGCGCTCACCGCGGCGGGCCTGCCCGGTTCGCACCCGGCGATCCGCCGGGCCGTGACCTGGCTGGAGAGCGTCCAGAACGACGACGGCGGCTGGGGCGAGGACCTGCGCTCCTACCGGTACACCAAGGAGTGGAGCGGCCGGGGCGCCTCCACCGCCTCGCAGACCGCCTGGGCGCTGATGGCGCTGCTCGCGGCGGGGGAGCGGGGCTCCAGGGCCGTCGAGCGCGGCGTCCAGTGGCTGGCTTCGACCCAGCGGGAGGACGGCTCCTGGGACGAGCCCTACTTCACCGGGACCGGCTTCCCCTGGGACTTCTCCATCAACTACCACCTGTACCGGCAGGTCTTCCCGCTCACCGCGCTCGGCAGGTACTTGCACGGCGACCCCTTCGAGCGGCCGCCGCTCGCGAAGGCCAGGAAGCCCATCCCGGAAGCCAAGAAGCCGCTCCACGAGGCCGGCGGCAAGCCGCTGTCCGAGGCCAAGGGGAGCTGA
- the hpnD gene encoding presqualene diphosphate synthase HpnD, which translates to MIRSVDAPPHVSAPVLAAYGYCETVTGQQARNFAYGIRLLPAPKRRAMSALYAFSRRVDDIGDGDLPHEVKAARLEETRALLTRVRGGGVEEDDTDPVAVALAHAARAFPIPLDGLDELIDGVQMDVRGHAYETWDDLKVYCRCVAGAIGRLSLGVFGTEPGARGTERAPEYADTLGLALQLTNILRDVREDAEGGRTYLPADDLAKFGCSAGFGAPVPPEGSDFAGLVHFEVRRARALFAEGYRLLPMLDRRSGACVAAMAGIYRRLLDRIEREPEAVLRGRVSLPGHEKAYVAVRGLSGLDTRHVARTAARRTVRRRA; encoded by the coding sequence GTGATCCGGAGCGTGGACGCGCCGCCGCACGTGTCGGCACCGGTACTCGCCGCCTACGGCTACTGCGAGACCGTCACCGGGCAGCAGGCCCGCAACTTCGCCTACGGCATCAGACTGCTGCCGGCACCCAAGCGCCGTGCCATGTCCGCGCTGTACGCCTTCTCCCGGCGCGTCGACGACATCGGCGACGGCGACCTGCCCCACGAGGTCAAGGCCGCGCGGCTGGAGGAGACCCGGGCACTGCTCACCCGGGTCCGCGGGGGCGGGGTCGAGGAGGACGACACCGACCCGGTGGCCGTCGCCCTCGCCCACGCCGCCCGCGCCTTCCCGATCCCGCTGGACGGCCTGGACGAGCTGATCGACGGCGTCCAGATGGACGTGCGCGGGCACGCCTACGAGACCTGGGACGACCTGAAGGTCTACTGCCGCTGCGTGGCCGGCGCCATCGGCCGCCTCTCGCTCGGCGTGTTCGGCACCGAGCCGGGGGCGCGCGGCACCGAGCGCGCACCGGAGTACGCCGACACCCTCGGCCTCGCGCTGCAGCTCACCAACATCCTCAGGGACGTCCGCGAGGACGCCGAGGGCGGGCGCACCTACCTGCCCGCCGACGACCTGGCCAAGTTCGGCTGCTCGGCCGGGTTCGGCGCACCGGTGCCCCCGGAGGGCTCCGACTTCGCGGGCCTCGTGCACTTCGAGGTGCGGCGGGCCCGCGCCCTCTTCGCCGAGGGCTACCGGCTGCTGCCCATGCTCGACCGGCGCAGCGGCGCGTGCGTGGCCGCCATGGCGGGCATCTACCGCCGGCTGCTGGACCGCATCGAGCGCGAGCCGGAGGCCGTGCTGCGCGGCCGGGTCTCGCTGCCCGGGCACGAGAAGGCCTACGTCGCCGTGCGCGGCCTGTCCGGCCTCGACACCCGGCACGTGGCCCGCACCGCCGCCCGCCGGACCGTCAGGAGGCGCGCCTGA
- the hpnE gene encoding hydroxysqualene dehydroxylase HpnE codes for MSDDPHPTGAHTGAPAAGTAGRSAVVVGGGLAGTTAALALADAGVRVTLLEGRPRLGGLAFSFRRGELTVDNGQHVYLRCCTAYRWFLDRIGGTALAPLQDRLDVPVVDVAKPEGRRLGRLRRDPLPVPLHLGRSLAAYPHLSLAERAAVGRAALALGGLDPANPALDDRDFGGWLAAHGQSARAVEALWDLIGVATLNAVAGDASLGLAAMVFRTGLLSGPGAADIGWARVPLGELHDRLAREALGSAGVRTETRTRVTSVSPGEDGGWSVRVPGGTLHADAVVLAVPQRETHGLLPPGALDAPGRLLEIGTAPILNVHVVYDRKVLARPFLAALGTPVQWVFDRTDASGLRDGQYLALSQSAAWDDIDAPVAALRERYLPELERLIPGTRAARVRDFFVTRERTATFAPAPGVGRLRPGARTKAPGLYLAGAWTATGWPATMESAVRSGVSAADAALTALGRPRPRRLFALEEAA; via the coding sequence ATGAGCGACGACCCACACCCCACGGGGGCGCACACCGGCGCCCCGGCGGCGGGCACGGCGGGCCGCAGCGCCGTCGTGGTCGGAGGCGGCCTCGCCGGGACCACCGCCGCGCTCGCGCTCGCCGACGCGGGCGTCCGCGTCACCCTCCTCGAAGGCAGACCGAGGCTGGGCGGCCTCGCCTTCTCCTTCCGGCGCGGCGAGCTGACCGTCGACAACGGCCAGCACGTGTACCTGCGCTGCTGCACCGCCTACCGCTGGTTCCTCGACCGGATCGGGGGCACGGCGCTGGCACCGCTGCAGGACCGCCTGGACGTGCCCGTCGTCGACGTCGCCAAGCCCGAGGGGCGGCGGCTCGGACGGCTGCGGCGCGACCCGCTGCCCGTCCCCCTCCACCTGGGGCGCAGCCTGGCCGCCTATCCGCACCTCTCGCTCGCCGAGCGTGCCGCGGTCGGCCGGGCCGCGCTCGCGCTCGGGGGGCTCGACCCCGCCAACCCCGCCCTGGACGACCGGGACTTCGGCGGCTGGCTGGCCGCCCACGGCCAGTCGGCGCGCGCCGTCGAGGCCCTGTGGGACCTGATCGGGGTCGCCACCCTCAACGCGGTCGCGGGCGACGCCTCGCTGGGCCTGGCCGCGATGGTGTTCAGGACCGGTCTGCTGTCCGGACCGGGCGCGGCCGACATCGGCTGGGCCCGGGTCCCGCTGGGCGAACTGCACGACCGGCTGGCCCGCGAGGCGCTCGGCTCCGCGGGCGTGCGCACCGAGACCCGTACGCGCGTCACCTCCGTGTCCCCCGGCGAGGACGGAGGCTGGAGCGTCCGGGTGCCCGGCGGGACGCTGCACGCGGACGCGGTCGTCCTCGCCGTGCCCCAGCGCGAGACCCACGGCCTGCTCCCGCCCGGCGCCCTCGACGCCCCCGGGCGGCTGCTGGAGATCGGCACCGCGCCGATCCTGAACGTGCACGTCGTCTACGACCGCAAGGTGCTCGCCCGGCCCTTCCTCGCGGCCCTGGGCACCCCGGTGCAGTGGGTCTTCGACCGCACCGACGCGTCCGGGCTGCGCGACGGCCAGTACCTGGCGCTGTCCCAGTCCGCCGCGTGGGACGACATCGACGCGCCGGTCGCCGCGCTGCGCGAGCGCTACCTGCCCGAACTGGAACGGTTGATCCCCGGGACCCGCGCGGCCCGGGTGCGGGACTTCTTCGTGACCCGGGAGCGCACCGCCACGTTCGCCCCCGCCCCCGGCGTCGGGCGGCTGCGGCCCGGCGCCCGCACCAAGGCCCCCGGCCTGTACCTGGCCGGAGCGTGGACCGCCACCGGGTGGCCCGCGACCATGGAGAGTGCGGTCCGCAGCGGGGTGAGCGCGGCCGACGCCGCGCTGACCGCCCTGGGCCGGCCCCGCCCCCGCCGCCTCTTCGCCCTGGAGGAGGCCGCCTGA
- a CDS encoding CDP-alcohol phosphatidyltransferase family protein produces MSRPSVAELRPVVHPAGVKDRRSGEHWAGRLYMREVSLRVDRYLVNTRVTPNQLTYLMTVCGVLAAPALLVPGIAGAVLGVVATQLYLLLDCVDGEVARWKKQYSLGGVYLDRVGAYLTDAAVLVGLGLRAADLWGSGRIDWLWAFLGTLAALGAILIKAETDLVGVARHQAGMAPVQESAAEPRSSGMALARRAAAALKFHRLILGIEAALLILVLAIVDQARGDLFFTRLGTAVLAGIAVLQTLLHLVSILASSRLR; encoded by the coding sequence ATGTCAAGGCCATCGGTAGCTGAACTCAGGCCGGTCGTCCACCCCGCCGGGGTGAAGGACCGGCGCAGCGGTGAGCACTGGGCGGGACGCCTCTACATGCGTGAGGTGTCCCTGCGCGTCGACCGCTACCTGGTGAACACCAGGGTCACGCCCAACCAGCTCACGTACCTGATGACCGTCTGCGGCGTGCTCGCGGCCCCGGCCCTGCTGGTGCCGGGGATCGCGGGCGCCGTGCTCGGCGTGGTCGCCACCCAGCTCTACCTGCTGCTGGACTGCGTCGACGGCGAGGTCGCCCGCTGGAAGAAGCAGTACTCGCTCGGCGGGGTCTACCTGGACCGGGTCGGCGCCTACCTGACCGACGCCGCCGTCCTGGTCGGCCTCGGGCTGCGCGCCGCCGACCTGTGGGGCAGCGGCCGCATCGACTGGCTGTGGGCCTTCCTCGGCACCCTCGCCGCCCTCGGCGCCATCCTGATCAAGGCGGAGACCGACCTGGTCGGCGTCGCCCGGCACCAGGCCGGGATGGCGCCCGTGCAGGAGTCCGCCGCCGAGCCGCGCTCCTCCGGCATGGCCCTGGCCCGCCGGGCCGCCGCCGCGCTGAAGTTCCACCGGCTGATCCTCGGCATCGAGGCCGCGCTGCTGATCCTGGTCCTCGCGATCGTGGACCAGGCCCGCGGCGACCTGTTCTTCACCCGGCTCGGCACCGCCGTCCTCGCCGGCATCGCGGTGCTGCAGACCCTGCTGCACCTGGTGTCCATCCTCGCGTCCAGCAGGCTGAGGTGA
- a CDS encoding ABC transporter ATP-binding protein, translating to MAEHTSREGTAGADPRPTVIADDLHIVYRVNGTRAGRGSATAALSRILRRGSDDAARGVRRVHAVRGVSFVAHRGEAIGLIGSNGSGKSTLLRAIAGLLPAESGKVYTDGQPSLLGVNAALMNDLTGERNVILGGLAMGMSREEVKERYQDIVDFSGINEKGDFITLPMRTYSSGMAARLRFSIAAAKDHDVLMIDEALATGDRKFQKRSEERIRELRKEAGTVFLVSHNNKSIRDTCNRVLWLERGELRMDGPTDEVLKEYEKFTGK from the coding sequence GTGGCTGAGCACACCTCCCGGGAGGGCACCGCCGGCGCGGACCCCCGCCCGACGGTCATCGCGGACGACCTGCACATCGTCTACCGGGTCAACGGCACCAGGGCCGGCAGGGGCAGCGCGACCGCCGCGCTCAGCCGCATCCTGCGGCGCGGCTCCGACGACGCGGCGCGGGGGGTGCGCAGGGTGCACGCCGTGCGCGGTGTCTCCTTCGTCGCCCACCGGGGCGAGGCCATCGGCCTGATCGGCTCCAACGGCTCCGGCAAGTCCACCCTGCTGCGCGCCATCGCCGGGCTGCTGCCCGCCGAGAGCGGCAAGGTCTACACCGACGGCCAGCCCTCCCTGCTCGGTGTGAACGCCGCCTTGATGAACGACCTGACGGGCGAGCGCAACGTCATCCTCGGCGGCTTGGCCATGGGCATGTCGCGCGAGGAGGTCAAGGAGCGTTACCAGGACATCGTCGACTTCTCCGGCATCAACGAGAAGGGTGACTTCATCACCCTGCCGATGCGCACCTACTCCTCCGGCATGGCGGCCCGGCTGCGCTTCTCCATCGCCGCCGCCAAGGACCACGACGTCCTCATGATCGACGAGGCGCTCGCCACCGGTGACCGCAAGTTCCAGAAGCGTTCCGAGGAACGCATCCGTGAACTGCGCAAGGAGGCCGGCACGGTGTTTCTGGTCAGTCACAACAACAAGTCCATCCGCGACACCTGCAATCGCGTCCTGTGGCTGGAACGCGGTGAACTGCGCATGGACGGCCCCACGGACGAGGTGCTCAAGGAGTACGAGAAATTCACGGGCAAGTAG
- a CDS encoding glycosyltransferase family 2 protein, translating to MKVGAVIITMGNRPDELRALLDSVAKQDGDPVQVVVVGNGSPVPDVPEGVRTVELPENLGIPGGRNVGVEAFGPGGRDVDVLLFLDDDGLLARNDTAELCREAFAADPRLGIISFRIADPVTGETQRRHVPRLRASDPLRSSRVTTFLGGANAVRTRVFAEVGALPEEFFYAHEETDLAWRALDAGWMIDYRSDMVLYHPTTAPSRHAVYHRMVARNRVWLARRNLPALLVPVYLGVWLLLTLLRRPSGPALRAWFGGFKEGWSTPCGPRRPMRWRTVWRLTRLGRPPVI from the coding sequence GTGAAGGTCGGCGCCGTCATCATCACCATGGGCAACCGCCCCGACGAGCTGCGCGCCCTGCTCGACTCCGTCGCCAAGCAGGACGGCGACCCCGTCCAGGTGGTCGTCGTCGGCAACGGCTCGCCCGTCCCGGACGTCCCCGAGGGCGTGCGCACCGTGGAACTGCCGGAGAACCTCGGCATCCCCGGCGGCCGCAACGTCGGCGTCGAGGCCTTCGGACCCGGCGGCCGCGACGTCGACGTACTGCTCTTCCTCGACGACGACGGCCTGCTCGCCCGCAACGACACCGCCGAACTGTGCCGCGAGGCCTTCGCCGCCGACCCCCGTCTCGGCATCATCAGCTTCCGCATCGCCGACCCCGTCACCGGTGAGACCCAGCGCCGGCACGTGCCGCGGCTGCGCGCCTCCGACCCGCTGCGCTCCTCCCGGGTCACCACCTTCCTCGGCGGCGCCAACGCCGTCCGCACCCGGGTCTTCGCGGAGGTCGGCGCGCTCCCGGAGGAATTCTTCTACGCCCACGAGGAAACCGACCTGGCGTGGCGGGCCCTCGACGCGGGCTGGATGATCGACTACCGGTCCGACATGGTGCTGTACCACCCGACGACCGCCCCCTCGCGGCACGCGGTCTACCACCGCATGGTCGCCCGCAACCGGGTCTGGCTGGCCCGCCGCAACCTCCCCGCCCTCCTGGTCCCCGTCTACCTGGGGGTCTGGCTGCTGCTGACCCTGCTGCGCCGCCCCTCCGGTCCGGCCCTGAGGGCCTGGTTCGGCGGCTTCAAGGAGGGCTGGTCCACCCCGTGCGGTCCCCGGCGGCCCATGCGCTGGCGTACGGTGTGGCGGCTGACCCGGCTGGGCCGGCCCCCCGTCATCTGA
- a CDS encoding polyprenyl synthetase family protein has translation MRHQPAAGPRTPGTATRGETVPAVPPAPTPAARAAVDVTALLERGRTLATPVLRAAVDRLAPPMDTVAAYHFGWIDAVGNPADGDGGKAVRPALAVLSAEVTGAAPETGVPGAVAVELVHNFSLLHDDLMDGDEQRRHRDTVWKVHGPAQAILVGDALFALANEVLLELGSVEAGRAARRLTTATRALIDGQAQDISYEHRDRVSVEECLEMEGNKTGALLACASSIGAVLGGADGATADALERYGYHLGLAFQAVDDLLGIWGDPEATGKQTWSDLRQRKKSLPVVAALAAGGPASDRLGEILAADAGSSDFENFSEEEFAARAALVEEAGGRDWTAGEARRQHTIAIEALDAVDMPDRVRTSFTALADFVVVRKR, from the coding sequence ATGCGCCATCAGCCGGCGGCAGGCCCCCGCACCCCCGGTACCGCAACAAGAGGAGAGACTGTGCCCGCTGTGCCCCCGGCCCCGACACCCGCCGCAAGGGCCGCGGTGGACGTGACCGCGCTGCTGGAGCGCGGCCGTACCCTGGCCACACCGGTCCTGCGTGCGGCCGTCGACCGCCTGGCGCCTCCCATGGACACCGTCGCCGCCTACCACTTCGGCTGGATCGACGCGGTCGGCAACCCCGCCGACGGCGACGGCGGCAAGGCCGTGCGCCCCGCCCTCGCCGTCCTGTCCGCCGAGGTCACCGGCGCCGCGCCCGAGACGGGCGTCCCGGGAGCCGTCGCCGTCGAACTCGTGCACAACTTCTCGCTGCTGCACGACGACCTGATGGACGGCGACGAGCAGCGCCGGCACCGCGACACCGTCTGGAAGGTGCACGGCCCCGCCCAGGCGATCCTGGTCGGCGATGCGCTGTTCGCCCTCGCCAACGAGGTGCTGCTGGAACTCGGTTCGGTCGAGGCCGGCCGCGCCGCCCGCCGGCTGACCACCGCCACCCGCGCCCTGATCGACGGCCAGGCGCAGGACATCTCCTACGAGCACCGCGACCGCGTCAGCGTCGAGGAGTGCCTGGAGATGGAGGGCAACAAGACGGGCGCCCTGCTCGCCTGCGCCTCCTCCATCGGCGCCGTCCTCGGCGGCGCGGACGGGGCCACCGCCGACGCGCTGGAAAGGTACGGCTACCACCTCGGCCTCGCCTTCCAGGCCGTCGACGACCTCCTCGGCATCTGGGGCGACCCGGAGGCCACCGGCAAGCAGACCTGGAGCGACCTGCGCCAGCGCAAGAAGTCCCTGCCGGTGGTGGCGGCGCTCGCGGCGGGCGGCCCCGCCTCCGACCGGCTCGGCGAGATCCTCGCCGCCGACGCCGGGAGCAGCGACTTCGAGAACTTCTCCGAGGAGGAGTTCGCGGCCCGCGCCGCCCTCGTCGAGGAGGCCGGCGGACGCGACTGGACGGCCGGCGAAGCGCGCCGTCAGCACACCATCGCCATCGAAGCCCTCGACGCCGTCGACATGCCCGACCGGGTGCGGACCTCGTTCACGGCGCTCGCCGACTTCGTCGTCGTACGGAAGAGATGA
- a CDS encoding ABC transporter permease: MSETAHDGGVAVSAAPSPDEGLTAAQLAAKYGLTVSGARPSLVEYVRQLWGRRHFILAFSQAKLTAQYSQAKLGQLWQVATPLLNAAVYYFIFGLILKASRGMSHDVYIPFLVTGVFVFTFTQSSVMSGVRAISGNLGLVRALHFPRASLPVSFSLQQLQQLLFSMIVLFVVAIGFGSYPGPSWLLIVPVLALQFLFNTGLTLIVARMGAKTPDLAQLMPFILRTWMYTSGVMFSIHKMLEGRPEWIVRVLQVNPAAVYMDLMRFALIDGYGARNLPPHVWVIALFWAVAVFAGGFVYFWKAEERYGRG, from the coding sequence GTGAGTGAGACAGCGCATGACGGCGGTGTCGCGGTGAGCGCGGCCCCGTCGCCCGACGAGGGACTGACGGCGGCGCAGCTCGCCGCCAAGTACGGGCTCACCGTGAGCGGCGCCCGGCCCTCGCTCGTGGAGTACGTCCGTCAGCTGTGGGGACGGCGCCACTTCATCCTCGCCTTCTCCCAGGCGAAGCTGACGGCGCAGTACAGCCAGGCCAAGCTCGGGCAGCTGTGGCAGGTGGCCACACCGCTGCTGAACGCGGCCGTGTACTACTTCATCTTCGGCCTGATCCTGAAGGCCAGCAGGGGCATGTCCCACGACGTGTACATCCCGTTCCTGGTCACCGGCGTGTTCGTCTTCACCTTCACGCAGAGTTCGGTGATGTCGGGCGTGCGGGCGATCTCCGGCAACCTCGGTCTGGTGCGCGCCCTGCACTTCCCGCGCGCCTCGCTGCCCGTCTCCTTCTCGCTCCAGCAGCTCCAGCAGCTGCTGTTCTCGATGATCGTGCTGTTCGTCGTGGCGATCGGCTTCGGCAGCTACCCGGGCCCGTCCTGGCTGCTGATCGTGCCCGTGCTGGCCCTGCAGTTCCTGTTCAACACCGGCCTGACGCTGATCGTGGCCCGCATGGGTGCCAAGACCCCGGACCTCGCCCAGCTGATGCCGTTCATCCTGCGGACCTGGATGTACACCTCCGGCGTCATGTTCTCCATCCACAAGATGCTGGAGGGCCGGCCCGAGTGGATCGTCCGGGTGCTCCAGGTGAACCCGGCCGCGGTCTACATGGACCTGATGCGCTTCGCGCTGATCGACGGGTACGGCGCCCGGAACCTGCCGCCGCACGTGTGGGTCATCGCCCTGTTCTGGGCCGTGGCCGTCTTCGCCGGCGGTTTCGTGTACTTCTGGAAGGCGGAGGAGCGGTACGGCCGTGGCTGA
- the hpnC gene encoding squalene synthase HpnC, with protein sequence MTGTTPAPAPERAALERATLDKAARENFPVAPFFLPRAWRDDLVAVYGFARLVDDIGDGDLAPGGADARALGVPAAEAGDRLVLLDAFETDLRRVFGGTPRHPLLRRLQPTVHRRSLTPEPFLGLIAANRQDQLVKRYETYDDLLAYCELSANPVGRLVLAVTGTSTPERIRRSDAVCTALQIVEHLQDVAEDLGRDRIYLPAEDMRRFHVRETDLAAKTAGASVRALVAYEAQRAHGLLDEGAPLVGSVHGRLKLLLAGFVAGGRAAIRAIAAAEYDVLPGPPRPGKVRLLREAGVTLRGER encoded by the coding sequence ATGACGGGAACCACCCCGGCGCCCGCACCGGAACGCGCCGCGCTGGAACGCGCCACCCTGGACAAGGCCGCACGGGAGAACTTCCCCGTGGCGCCCTTCTTCCTGCCCCGCGCCTGGCGCGACGACCTCGTGGCCGTGTACGGCTTCGCCCGCCTGGTCGACGACATCGGCGACGGCGACCTGGCCCCCGGCGGAGCCGACGCCCGCGCCCTCGGCGTGCCGGCCGCCGAGGCCGGGGACCGCCTCGTCCTCCTCGACGCCTTCGAGACCGACCTGCGCCGCGTCTTCGGCGGCACCCCGCGCCACCCCCTGCTGCGCCGGCTGCAGCCCACGGTCCACCGGCGCTCCCTGACCCCGGAGCCCTTCCTCGGCCTGATCGCCGCCAACCGCCAGGACCAGCTGGTGAAGCGGTACGAGACCTACGACGACCTCCTGGCGTACTGCGAACTGTCCGCCAACCCCGTCGGCCGCCTCGTCCTCGCCGTCACCGGCACCTCCACCCCCGAGCGGATCCGCCGGTCCGACGCGGTGTGCACCGCGCTGCAGATCGTCGAGCACCTCCAGGACGTCGCCGAGGACCTCGGCCGCGACCGCATCTACCTCCCCGCCGAGGACATGAGGCGCTTCCACGTCCGGGAAACCGACCTCGCCGCGAAAACCGCGGGCGCATCGGTGCGCGCCCTGGTTGCATACGAAGCCCAACGCGCCCACGGGCTGCTGGATGAGGGCGCCCCCCTGGTGGGTAGCGTCCACGGCAGGCTGAAGCTGCTGCTCGCGGGGTTCGTGGCGGGAGGAAGGGCGGCGATCCGGGCGATCGCCGCCGCCGAGTACGACGTACTGCCCGGTCCGCCCCGCCCCGGCAAGGTCCGGTTGCTGCGTGAGGCGGGCGTGACCCTGCGAGGAGAGAGGTGA